In Elephas maximus indicus isolate mEleMax1 chromosome 4, mEleMax1 primary haplotype, whole genome shotgun sequence, a genomic segment contains:
- the LOC126076434 gene encoding olfactory receptor 6C2-like, with amino-acid sequence MTHNYKFFLMVFLFLTYIFTVAGNLIMILLALLDVHLKTPIYFFLRNFSILEIIFTTVCVPRFLYSMTTGDISVTYNACVVQLFFVIFVGAAEFFLLTVMSYDHYVAIYKPLRYTTIMNDRVCTIFVLGCWLTGLLVILPPLSLGVQLDFCNSNLIDHFACDASPLLKIVCSDMQFVEQIVLTMAVLTLIFTLVCVIVSYTYIIKTILRLPSAQQRKKTFSTCSSHVIVVSLSYGSFIFIYIKPAKEGVALNKVVSLLNTSFIPLMNLFIYTLRNKQVKQAFND; translated from the coding sequence ATGACCCACAACTACAAGTTTTTTctgatggtatttctgtttcttaccTACATTTTCACCGTCGCTGGAAATCTAATCATGATCCTCCTCGCACTCTTGGACGTTCACCTCAAAACACCCATATACTTTTTCCTTCGCAATTTCTCCATCTTAGAAATAATATTTACAACTGTCTGTGTTCCTAGATTCCTGTACAGCATGACAACTGGGGACATAAGTGTTACCTACAATGCTTGTGTAGTCCAATTATTTTTTGTCATCTTTGTCGGGGCAGCAGAATTCTTTCTTCTAACTGTCATGTCCTATGACCACTACGTGGCCATCTATAAGCCTCTGCGCTACACCACCATCATGAATGACAGGGTGTGCACCATATTTGTCCTTGGCTGTTGGCTGACTGGGTTACTTGTCATACTCCCACCACTTAGCCTGGGAGTTCAGCTAGATTTCTGTAACTCCAATCTCATTGACCATTTTGCCTGTGATGCATCTCCTCTTCTGAAGATTGTATGCTCAGACATGCAATTTGTAGAACAAATTGTTTTAACCATGGCTGTGCTAACCCTCATATTCACACTAGTGTGTGTAATTGTATCCTATACATACATCATCAAGACCATCTTAAGACTGCCCTCTGCTCAGCAAAGAAAAAAGACTTTCTCTACTTGTTCTTCCCATGTGATTGTAGTTTCCCTCAGCTATGGAAGTTTCATCTTCATCTATATCAAACCAGCAAAGGAAGGAGTGGCCCTTAATAAGGTGGTATCATTGCTCAACACCTCATTTATCCCTTTGATGAACCTTTTCATTTACACTCTACGAAACAAGCAAGTCAAACAAGCCTTCAATGACTGA